The genomic region GTCGAGACCTGCAGCTTCATGATCGGCTCGAGCAGGATGGGTTGAGCCTTGGCGACGGCCTCGCGAAAGGCGATCGAACCGGCGCCCTCAAACGCGATGTCGGAGCTGTCGACGGGGTGCTCCTGGCCGTCAAGAATCGTTACCTTGACGTTCAGGACCGGATAGCCCATCTGCGGACCCGACGTGGCGGCCTCCCGGATGCCTTCCTCGATCGCGGGGAACCACGACTTGGAAATGGCCCCTTCCCGCACGGCGCTTTCGACTTCGACGGCATGCTGCCCGGCCTCGGGCGTCATCGGCTCGACCCGGAGCTTGACCACGGCGAACTGCCCGCGCCCGCCGGTCTGACGGATGAACCGTCCTTCAGCCTCGGCGACTCCGCTGATCGCTTCGCGGTAGCTGACCCGCGGTCTGCCGACCCGCACGCCGATCCTCATGTCCCGCTGAATCTTGTTCTGGATGATCTCCAGGTGCAACTCGCCCATGCCGGAGATGATGGTCTGGCCCGTCTCCTGGTCCATCCGGTGGGTAAACGTCGGATCCTCTCGCGTGAGGGTCTGAAGGGCCATGGCGAGGCGATCCTTGTCGGCCGACGTGATCGGCTCGATCGCCATGTTGATCACCGTCTCAGGGAACTCGATGTGTTCCAGGATGACCGGGTGCTTCGCATCGCACAGCGTATCGCCGGTCAGCGAGCTGCGCAGTCCCGCCAGAGCGACGATATCGCCCGCGCAGACCTCGTCTTCGCGGATGCGTTCCTTGGCGTTCATCCGCCATATCCGCGCCACGTTCTCCTTGGTCTTGCGTTCGGCGTTGTAGACGCGGCTCGACGTCTTGAGCGTGCCGGAGTAGATGCGGATGAAGTTCAGGTCGCCGTGCTGGTCGCTGATGATCTTGAACACCAGGGCCGCGAACGGCTCGTTCGTGTCCGGCTTGCGCGTGAGGATCTTGTCCAGATCCTTCGGATCGTGCCCCTCGACCGGCGGGATGTCGAGCGGCGAAGGCAGGTAATAGCAGGCGGCGTCGAGGAGCCGCTGGATGCCCTGGTATTTCAGGGCCGAACCGCACAGCACCGGATGGAGCTCGCCGCGGACGGTGCCGGCGCGAATGGCCCGGCGCAAGGCCTCGACCGAGACCGGCTGCTCGTGAAGGTAGCATTCCATGACCTCGTCGTCGAAATCGGCCACCTTCTCCAGGAGTTCGTGCCGGTACATCTCGGCCTCGTCCTTGAGGTCATCGGGGATCTCTTCCTCGTAGGCCTCTTTGCCGAGCGTCTCGCTTCGCCAGCGGACGGCCTTGAGGGCGACCAGGTCGATCAGGCCGTTGAAGGTGCTCTCGGCCCCGATCGGAATCTGAATCGCCACGGGGTTCGACGACAGACGCTCTTTGATCGAATGGAACGACGCGTGGAAATCCGCACCCAACTTGTCCATCTTGTTGATGAAGCACATACGCGGCACCCGGTACTTGTCCGCCTGCCGCCAGACCGTCTCCGACTGGGCCTCCACGCCCTCTTTGCCGTCGAAGACGATGACCGCCCCGTCCAGCACCCGCAAGGAGCGCTCGACTTCGGCGGTAAAGTCCACGTGGCCGGGCGTGTCGATCAGGTTCACCCGGTATCCGAGCCACTCGAACGTGGTTGCCGCGCTGGTGATCGTGATACCCCGCTGCTGCTCCTCTTCGAGATAGTCCATCACGGCGGTGCCGTTGTGGACCTCACCCATCTTGTACGTCTTGCCCGCGTAGTAAAGCACCCGCTCGCTGACCGTCGTTTTGCCGGCGTCGATGTGGGCGGCAATTCCGATGTTACGTATCTTGTCCATCCGGTTGTCGTTGCTCATGGTCTGAAAATCTTGAGAATCCGCTAAAAAACTTCGGGCCGGCAACTTCTCGTCAACCGGCCCGACAAAACCCTTCGTACGCGTACTACCACGCGAAGTGGGCGTACGCTTTGTTCGCTTCGGCCATCCGGTGCACGTTGTCTCGCGTCGTCATGGCCGTACCCTCGCGGCGGTACGCCGCCATGAACTCCTCGGCCAGGCGCGCCGCAATCGGTCGGCCCGACTTCTGACGCGCCGCCAGGAGCAGCCAGCGGATCGCCAGGGACTGGCGCCGGCGGCTGTTCACCGGCATCGGCACCTGGTAGTTGGCTCCGCCGACCCGCTTGGAACGCACCTCGAGCTCCGGCTTGACGTTGTTCAGCGCCGTCTCGAAGACTTCCACCGGCGGAACGTCCTTGATCTTCGAAGCGACGATGTCCATCGCGTCGTAGAACGCCCGCGTGGCCACGCTCTTCTTGCCGTCGTACATCAACGAGTTGATGAACTTGTTGACCAGTTTCGAGTTATACCGGGCATCCGGTGCGAGCGACTTGCTGGACGCCGTGAACTTCTTGAAACCCATGATCGGTTACCTCTCCAAAAGCTTACTTGCCCTTCTTGGCCCCGTACTTGGAACGACTCTGCTTGCGCCCGTCCACCCCGGCGGCGTCCAGAACGCCGCGAACGATGTGGTAGCGAACGCCCGGCAGGTCCCGAACGCGGCCGCCGCGAACCAGCACGATGCTGTGCTCCTGCAGGTTGTGGTCGACGCCCGGAATGTACGTGGTGATTTCCTTGCCGTTGCTCAGGCGCACGCGGGCCACCTTCCGAAGGGCCGAGTTCGGCTTCTTCGGGGTCATCGTCTTGACCTGCAGGCAGACCCCGCGCTTCTGCGGCGAATCCGCCAGTGCCGGGCTCTTCGACTTCTTCGTGATCGGCTTTCTCGGTTTGCGGACCAGTTGGTTTATCGTCGGCATCGCTTTTCCTCGTTCTCCTTACCAGCGCGAAACAAGTATTATATCCGCCAGGCGGAATTCCTGTCCAGCCTAAATTACCAGAATTTATAATCTTTCGAGGCGGCCGGCGCGTCAGATCCGCAGCAGACGCTCGCGGTCCTGCTCGATTTCCGCCTTGACCCGCTCTTCCAGCGGCATTTCTTCCTCGGCCAGGGTCGGCAGGACGCGGCGGATCTTCATCTCCTGGTACGGTTTGAAGCCTGTTCCCGCCGGGACCAGGTGCCCGAGGATGACGTTCTCCTTCAGGCCCACCAGGTGGTCGATCTTGCTCGAGAGCGAGGCTTCGGTCAGGACCTTGGTGGTCTCCTGGAAGCTGGCCGCGGCGATCCACGACTCGCTCTGGAGCGAGGCCTTGGTGATACCCAGGAGCAGCGTCTTGGCCGTCGCCGGACGCGGGCGCTTGCCTTTGGCCGGCTGGCCGCCGGTGGTCTCGGTGGTCTCGTTGATCTCTTCGAGCTCCTGCTTGGTAACCACCTGGCCCTCGGCCAGACCCGTGTCGCCCGGTTCGGAGATCTTGAGTGACTGGGCGAGCCGCTGGTTCTCCTGGCGGAAGGCGAACTTATCGACCACGGCTCCGGGCAGGAACTTGCTGTCGCCGACGGTGTCAATTCGGACCTTCCGCAGCATCTGGCTGAGGATGATCTCGATGTGCTTGTCGTTGATCGGCACGTTCTGCATCCGGTAGACCGTCTGGATCTCGCTGAGCAGGTACTGCTGCAGGGCCTCTTCGCCCTTGATCCGCAGGATATCGTGCGGCACCAGCGGGCCTTCGATCAGCGGGTCGCCCGCGTCCACGAAGTCGCCGGTGTGCACCAGCAGGTGGCGGTCCTGCGGAACGTGGTGGTCCTTCTCCATGCCGGACTCGCTGCGAATGATGATGGTCATTTTGCCGCGGCGGCGGTCGGACCGCAGTTCGACGGTGCCGGAGATCTCAGCCATCGCGGCCGGCTCCTTCGGCTTGCGGGCCTCAAAGAGCTCGGTGACTCGCGGCAGACCGCCGGTGATGTCCTGGGTACCGGTCATTTCGCGCGGCTGGCGGGCCAGAAGCTGTCCCGGCGTGACGTGCTGGCCTTCCTCCACCTCGATCCGCGCCTTGGCGGGCAGGTAGTGGAAGTCCAGAATCTTGCCGTCCTTGTCCTCGATCACGATCCGCGGGTTCAGCGAACCCTTGTGCTGGACGACGACCAGACGCCGCTGGCCGCCCGCGCCTTCCTCGACGCGGACCGTCTCGCCCTGCTCGATGTCCTGGAAACGAACGGTTCCATCGGCCTCGGCGAGGATCGGCAGCAAGTGGGGGTCCCAGTCGCAGAGGACCATTCGCGCCGTGATCGCCTGGCCGTCCTCGACGCGGATCGTTCCGCCGTAGGGCACCTTGTACCGCTCGATTTCGCGGCCCTTCTGGTCGGTCAGGATGATCTCGCCGTTGCGCTTCAGGGCCACCGTCGTCTTCGTGCCGTCTTCCTGGGTGACCTCGACCGGCATCAGGTCGTGATACTTGGCGATACCCGCCTGGCGTGCCCGGACTCCGGTTTCCAGCGTCATACGGGACGCGACGCCGCCGATGTGGAACGTCCGCATCGTCAGCTGCGTGCCCGGTTCGCCGATGCTCTGGGCCCCGATGATCCCGACCGCCATGCCTTCTTCGATCAGGCGGCCCGTCGAGAGGTCCACGCCGTAGCATTTGGCGCAGACGCCCAGGGGCGACTCGCAGGTCAGCGGGCTGCGAACGCGGATGCTTTCCAGACGCAGCTCCTTCTCGAGCTTGTCCGCGATCGTTCCGCTGATAATCTCGTTCTCTCGCACGATGACCTCGTCGGTGACCGGATTGACGATGGTGTCGCGGGCGATCCGGCCGATGATGCTCTCCTTGAGCGAAACGTCCAGCGTCTCGCCCTGGTAGATCACGCTCTTGGTGACGCCGTGAATGGTCTTGCAGTCCAACTCGCGGACGATCACGTTCTGGGCCACGTCGGCCAGCTTCCGGGTCAGGTAGCCGGAGTCCGCGGTCTTCAGGGCCGTGTCGGCCAAACCCTTGCGGGCGCCGTGGGTCGTGGTGAAGTACTCGAGCACGCTGAGGCCTTCGCGGAAGTTCGCCAGAATCGGCGTCTCGATGATCTCGCCCGACGGCTTGGCCATCAGGCCGCGCATGCCCGCCAGCTGGCGGATCTGGTCCTTGGAACCGCGGGCGCCAGAATCCGCCATCATGAAGATGGGGTTCAGGTACCGCTTGCCGTCGCGTTGGTCGTGGGCCAGGGCGCTCATCATCTCCTTGCCGACCTGTTCGCGGGCGTGCGTCCAGACGTCGATCGTCTGGTTGTAACGCTCGGTGTCGGTGATGGCGCCGCGCTGATAGCCCTTGTCGATCTGCGAAACCACCCGCTGAGCGGCCTCGATGATCTTCCACTTGTTGCCCGGGATCACCAGGTCCGAACTGGCGAAGCTGATGCCGGC from Phycisphaerae bacterium harbors:
- the rpsG gene encoding 30S ribosomal protein S7 produces the protein MGFKKFTASSKSLAPDARYNSKLVNKFINSLMYDGKKSVATRAFYDAMDIVASKIKDVPPVEVFETALNNVKPELEVRSKRVGGANYQVPMPVNSRRRQSLAIRWLLLAARQKSGRPIAARLAEEFMAAYRREGTAMTTRDNVHRMAEANKAYAHFAW
- the fusA gene encoding elongation factor G; the protein is MSNDNRMDKIRNIGIAAHIDAGKTTVSERVLYYAGKTYKMGEVHNGTAVMDYLEEEQQRGITITSAATTFEWLGYRVNLIDTPGHVDFTAEVERSLRVLDGAVIVFDGKEGVEAQSETVWRQADKYRVPRMCFINKMDKLGADFHASFHSIKERLSSNPVAIQIPIGAESTFNGLIDLVALKAVRWRSETLGKEAYEEEIPDDLKDEAEMYRHELLEKVADFDDEVMECYLHEQPVSVEALRRAIRAGTVRGELHPVLCGSALKYQGIQRLLDAACYYLPSPLDIPPVEGHDPKDLDKILTRKPDTNEPFAALVFKIISDQHGDLNFIRIYSGTLKTSSRVYNAERKTKENVARIWRMNAKERIREDEVCAGDIVALAGLRSSLTGDTLCDAKHPVILEHIEFPETVINMAIEPITSADKDRLAMALQTLTREDPTFTHRMDQETGQTIISGMGELHLEIIQNKIQRDMRIGVRVGRPRVSYREAISGVAEAEGRFIRQTGGRGQFAVVKLRVEPMTPEAGQHAVEVESAVREGAISKSWFPAIEEGIREAATSGPQMGYPVLNVKVTILDGQEHPVDSSDIAFEGAGSIAFREAVAKAQPILLEPIMKLQVSTPDDYFGSITGDLTSRRAVITGTSQRGNQRIIEARVPLAEMFGYATMLRSLSQGRAGQTDFEPCGYEPVPQDIAAKIMEMAY
- the rpoC gene encoding DNA-directed RNA polymerase subunit beta' gives rise to the protein MAESVYDRINDYGSVKISLASPNDIRSWSFGEVKKPETINYRTYRAEKDGLFCERIFGPERDWECFCGKYKGTKHKGMICDRCGVKVTHSRVRRKRMGHINLAAPVVHIWFFKSMPSRIGNMLDMKTNDLEKVVYFQDYVVTDPGETPLKVKQLLTEEDYRSATEKYGHHTFKAAMGAEAVQALLENLDLEALSRTLKEGLAKTNSKQKIKDLTKRLKIVESLRQSDNSASWMVLEVIPVIPPDLRPLVLLESGNFATSDLNDLYRRIINRNNRLKKLMDLNAPDVIIRNEKRMLQQAVDALFDNGRCRRPVLGSSGRPLKGLTDMIKGKQGRFRENLLGKRVDYSARSVIVVGPELKLNQCGLPKRIALELYQPFIVRKLRERGLADTIKSAKRMLERKDEEVWDILEEVIHQHPVLLNRAPTLHRMGIQAFEPVLVEGNAIRIHPLVCKGFNADFDGDQMAVHLPLSVEAQTEAHVLMMSTNNIFSPASGQPIMSPSQDIVLGMYYVSIMRDDVTGVGMSFNSLDEALMAHAMGKISLHAKIQVRLNRYSRIVSTPDGAIEDVPANRRIETTVGRCLMNDTFPDGIPFYNFLVNQKGCSRIIAETHSLLGRGKTIDLLDTIKELGFKQSALAGISFASSDLVIPGNKWKIIEAAQRVVSQIDKGYQRGAITDTERYNQTIDVWTHAREQVGKEMMSALAHDQRDGKRYLNPIFMMADSGARGSKDQIRQLAGMRGLMAKPSGEIIETPILANFREGLSVLEYFTTTHGARKGLADTALKTADSGYLTRKLADVAQNVIVRELDCKTIHGVTKSVIYQGETLDVSLKESIIGRIARDTIVNPVTDEVIVRENEIISGTIADKLEKELRLESIRVRSPLTCESPLGVCAKCYGVDLSTGRLIEEGMAVGIIGAQSIGEPGTQLTMRTFHIGGVASRMTLETGVRARQAGIAKYHDLMPVEVTQEDGTKTTVALKRNGEIILTDQKGREIERYKVPYGGTIRVEDGQAITARMVLCDWDPHLLPILAEADGTVRFQDIEQGETVRVEEGAGGQRRLVVVQHKGSLNPRIVIEDKDGKILDFHYLPAKARIEVEEGQHVTPGQLLARQPREMTGTQDITGGLPRVTELFEARKPKEPAAMAEISGTVELRSDRRRGKMTIIIRSESGMEKDHHVPQDRHLLVHTGDFVDAGDPLIEGPLVPHDILRIKGEEALQQYLLSEIQTVYRMQNVPINDKHIEIILSQMLRKVRIDTVGDSKFLPGAVVDKFAFRQENQRLAQSLKISEPGDTGLAEGQVVTKQELEEINETTETTGGQPAKGKRPRPATAKTLLLGITKASLQSESWIAAASFQETTKVLTEASLSSKIDHLVGLKENVILGHLVPAGTGFKPYQEMKIRRVLPTLAEEEMPLEERVKAEIEQDRERLLRI
- a CDS encoding 30S ribosomal protein S12: MPTINQLVRKPRKPITKKSKSPALADSPQKRGVCLQVKTMTPKKPNSALRKVARVRLSNGKEITTYIPGVDHNLQEHSIVLVRGGRVRDLPGVRYHIVRGVLDAAGVDGRKQSRSKYGAKKGK